A window of the Bradyrhizobium diazoefficiens genome harbors these coding sequences:
- a CDS encoding DUF721 domain-containing protein, translating to MSKFPPKPGPISAKPLGILLNDVFAEAYAKQGFAARELVTRWAQIAGAEIAAHAEPLKMQWPRPVEGQPQEPATLVLRVEGPMALEIQHSADVILERVNRFFGWSAVGKLAFRQAPLSRPRRPVRPGPPDPKAVAKVAESLGDIEDEELKTALARLGAAIKRN from the coding sequence ATGTCCAAATTCCCACCCAAACCCGGCCCCATCAGCGCCAAGCCGCTCGGGATCCTGCTCAACGACGTCTTTGCCGAGGCCTATGCCAAGCAGGGTTTTGCCGCGCGCGAGCTGGTGACGCGGTGGGCGCAGATTGCGGGGGCTGAGATCGCGGCCCATGCCGAGCCGCTGAAGATGCAATGGCCGCGGCCGGTCGAGGGCCAGCCGCAGGAGCCGGCGACGCTGGTGCTGCGGGTCGAGGGCCCGATGGCGCTGGAGATCCAGCACTCGGCCGACGTGATCCTGGAGCGGGTGAACCGCTTCTTCGGCTGGAGCGCGGTCGGCAAGCTCGCCTTCCGCCAGGCGCCCCTGTCGCGGCCGCGGCGCCCTGTGCGGCCCGGCCCGCCGGATCCCAAGGCCGTCGCCAAGGTGGCGGAGAGCCTGGGGGATATCGAAGATGAAGAGTTGAAGACGGCGCTGGCGCGGCTCGGAGCCGCCATCAAGCGAAATTGA
- a CDS encoding flavin-dependent oxidoreductase yields MTVLIAGGGIGGLTLALSLHGIGIPVKVFESVAELKPLGVGINVLPHAVRELIELGLMDKLDASGVRTRELGYFSKHGKPIWSEPRGLEAGYKWPQFSIHRGTLQQLLLDTAIERLGRDNILTSHHLTGWTETANGVRADFIDRATGKPAGTCEGAIMIAADGIHSAAREKLYPQEGPPIWNGRILWRGVTPSKAFLTGRTMIMAGHEILKFVCYPISKEPDAAGNHLINWVAERHMPPTYQWRREDYNRTARLEEFLPWFESWQFDWLDVPGLIKNCPHAYEYPLVDRDPVSQWTFGKVALMGDAAHPMYPIGSNGASQAILDARTITREILAHGPTQAALLAYEAERRPATTDLVLLNRKNGPEQVMQLVEERAPDGYKVVTDVLSQKELEDIAANYKRVAGFQVEALNAKPPIVSGDAKRASP; encoded by the coding sequence ATGACGGTACTCATCGCCGGCGGCGGCATCGGCGGGCTGACGCTTGCGCTCAGCCTGCACGGAATCGGCATTCCCGTGAAGGTGTTCGAGAGCGTCGCGGAACTGAAGCCGCTCGGCGTCGGCATCAACGTGCTGCCGCATGCGGTGCGCGAGCTGATCGAGCTCGGCCTGATGGACAAGCTCGATGCCAGCGGCGTGCGCACCCGCGAGCTCGGTTATTTCTCCAAGCACGGCAAGCCGATCTGGAGCGAGCCGCGCGGGCTGGAAGCCGGCTACAAATGGCCGCAGTTCTCGATCCATCGCGGCACCCTCCAGCAACTCCTGCTCGACACCGCAATCGAGCGGCTCGGCCGCGACAACATTTTGACCAGCCATCATCTGACCGGCTGGACCGAGACGGCGAACGGCGTCCGCGCCGACTTCATCGACAGGGCGACCGGCAAACCGGCCGGGACTTGCGAAGGCGCCATCATGATCGCCGCCGACGGGATCCATTCCGCCGCGCGAGAAAAGCTCTATCCGCAAGAGGGCCCGCCGATCTGGAACGGTCGTATCCTCTGGCGCGGCGTAACGCCGTCAAAGGCCTTCTTGACCGGCCGCACTATGATCATGGCCGGCCACGAGATCCTGAAATTCGTCTGCTACCCGATTTCGAAGGAGCCGGATGCGGCGGGCAATCACCTGATCAACTGGGTCGCCGAGCGCCACATGCCGCCGACCTATCAGTGGCGGCGCGAGGACTATAACCGCACCGCGCGGCTGGAAGAGTTCTTGCCGTGGTTCGAGAGCTGGCAGTTCGACTGGCTTGACGTGCCCGGCCTGATCAAGAATTGCCCGCACGCCTATGAATATCCGCTGGTCGACCGCGACCCGGTCTCGCAATGGACCTTTGGCAAGGTCGCGCTGATGGGCGATGCCGCGCATCCGATGTACCCGATCGGCTCGAACGGCGCCTCGCAAGCGATCCTCGATGCCCGCACCATCACCCGCGAGATTTTGGCGCACGGCCCGACGCAAGCCGCGCTGCTCGCCTATGAAGCCGAGCGGCGGCCCGCGACCACCGACCTCGTGCTGCTCAACCGCAAGAACGGCCCGGAGCAAGTGATGCAGCTCGTCGAGGAACGCGCGCCTGACGGTTACAAGGTCGTCACCGACGTGCTGTCGCAGAAGGAGCTGGAAGACATCGCCGCGAACTACAAGCGCGTTGCGGGTTTCCAGGTCGAGGCGCTGAACGCGAAGCCGCCGATCGTCAGTGGGGATGCGAAGCGCGCGAGCCCTTGA
- a CDS encoding DsbA family protein: MIITRRAFTTMLSLTGLAALAGLSPLRFISEAMIPEAMAQAAGDVAKPVSLPDMALGSKDAAVTITEYASMTCPHCAAFNEQVFPKIKSEYIDTGKVRYIFREFPLDIKAAAGSMLSRCIANGDAPKYFAVTDMLFRQQNDWVTKNTTETLTRIGKQAGLTQQQVEACLKDQALLDKIAADQKYASDVLKVDSTPTFFINGEKIKGETSFEEFAKKINPLLKS, encoded by the coding sequence TTGATCATCACCCGCCGCGCCTTCACCACGATGCTGTCGCTGACCGGTCTTGCCGCGCTCGCCGGGCTCTCGCCGCTGCGGTTCATTTCCGAAGCCATGATTCCTGAAGCTATGGCGCAGGCCGCCGGCGATGTCGCCAAGCCGGTGTCGCTGCCCGACATGGCGCTGGGCTCCAAGGACGCCGCCGTCACCATCACCGAATACGCCTCGATGACCTGCCCGCATTGCGCGGCCTTCAACGAGCAGGTGTTCCCCAAGATCAAGTCGGAATACATCGACACCGGCAAGGTGCGTTACATCTTCCGCGAGTTCCCGCTCGACATCAAAGCCGCCGCCGGCTCGATGCTGTCGCGCTGCATCGCCAATGGCGACGCGCCGAAATACTTTGCGGTCACCGACATGCTGTTCCGCCAGCAGAACGACTGGGTGACGAAGAACACCACCGAGACGCTGACGCGGATCGGCAAGCAGGCCGGCCTCACCCAGCAGCAGGTGGAAGCCTGCCTGAAGGACCAGGCGCTGCTCGACAAGATCGCCGCCGACCAGAAATATGCCAGCGACGTTCTGAAGGTCGATTCGACGCCGACCTTCTTCATCAACGGCGAGAAGATCAAGGGCGAGACCTCGTTCGAGGAATTCGCGAAGAAGATCAATCCGCTGCTGAAGAGCTGA
- the smc gene encoding chromosome segregation protein SMC, which translates to MKITRLRLHGFKSFVEPTDFVIEPGLTGVVGPNGCGKSNLVEALRWAMGETSYKSLRAADMDAVIFAGSGNRPARNHAEVTMTIDNADRTAPAAMNDSQLLEISRRIEREAGSVYRINGRDVRARDVQILFADAATGARSPALVHQGKIGEIIQAKPEQRRRVLEDAAGVAGLHARRHEAELRLKAAETNLTRVEDVIGQLAGQMEGLKKQARQAVRYREVAAKVRKAEATLFHLRWIGAHADVNESGQTHDLAVREMAERTQHQAEAARIQAIRAAEMPALRDAEARAAAGLQRLTNARELLDREEERAKERVAELERRLAQFEGDIARAQQQTMDADVALQRLDAEDAELKEEIKSRVEKRSGVDERVGEAEAVLTETEQQFAELTTALADLTAKRNQLEANVRTHRDKLARLDQEITNVAAEEQKLADETGGFGDLDELTATVETAEQTLAASEAAAQASEAAHVAARQTLESSRSPLVEADKRVQRLDTEARTISKIVNGETKNLWPPIIDGITVDKGFEKAIGAALGDDLDAPVDPSAPMRWTNAGVTDGDPELPEGVTPLANHVQAPAELTRRLAQIGVVPRERGAELVSQLKTGQRLVSPEGDVWRWDGFVAAAHAPTGAARRLAERARLVDIENELEQARIDAQIKRQALENAESELQMAASTEGASREAWRAAQRELNVARERHATAEREISRHAARKATLSEAHSRLAADRAEAEAAYEYAEAGISELPSSEDTETRLAAVRSDIEGHRRMAAQVRAEAQALAREAELADRRVQAILAERTEWQNRKESAASHIDTIQTRITEVSIERSDLENAPAVFAEKRSALITEIEYAENDRRMAADALATAETAMAETDRVAKLTLEALSSSREATARAEERMEGSRRRLEDIEREIRDMLEVEPQAVAGLAEIEPGAELPPLHVIEEDLEKMRRDRERLGAVNLRAEEELREVETQHTGLVTERDDLVEAIKRLRQGIQSLNKEARERLLTSFEVVNNHFKRLFVELFGGGEAALHLIESDDPLEAGLEIIAKPPGKKPQTLSLLSGGEQALTAMALIFAVFLTNPSPICVLDEVDAPLDDHNVERYCNLLHEMTGSTDTRFVIITHNPITMARMNRLFGVTMAERGVSQLVSVSLSEAVDILDQNVA; encoded by the coding sequence ATGAAAATCACCCGCCTGCGCCTTCACGGCTTCAAGTCTTTCGTTGAGCCCACGGACTTCGTCATCGAGCCCGGCCTGACCGGCGTGGTCGGACCGAACGGCTGCGGCAAGTCGAATCTGGTCGAGGCGCTGCGCTGGGCGATGGGCGAAACCTCGTACAAATCGCTGCGCGCCGCCGACATGGACGCGGTGATCTTTGCCGGCTCCGGCAACCGTCCCGCGCGCAACCATGCCGAAGTGACGATGACGATCGACAATGCCGATCGCACCGCGCCGGCGGCGATGAACGACAGCCAGCTGCTGGAAATCTCCCGCCGCATCGAGCGCGAGGCCGGCTCAGTCTACCGCATCAACGGCCGCGATGTCCGCGCCCGCGACGTGCAGATTCTGTTCGCCGACGCCGCCACCGGCGCGCGCTCGCCCGCCCTCGTCCACCAGGGCAAGATCGGCGAGATCATCCAGGCCAAGCCCGAGCAGCGTCGTCGCGTGCTGGAAGACGCCGCCGGCGTCGCCGGTCTGCACGCCCGCCGCCACGAGGCCGAGCTGCGGCTGAAAGCCGCCGAAACCAATCTCACCCGCGTCGAGGACGTGATCGGCCAGCTCGCAGGCCAGATGGAAGGCCTGAAGAAGCAGGCCCGTCAGGCCGTGCGCTATCGCGAAGTCGCAGCCAAGGTCCGCAAGGCCGAGGCCACACTGTTCCATCTGCGCTGGATCGGCGCCCACGCCGACGTCAACGAATCCGGCCAGACCCACGATCTCGCCGTGCGCGAGATGGCCGAGCGCACCCAGCACCAGGCCGAAGCCGCCCGTATCCAGGCGATCCGCGCCGCCGAAATGCCGGCGCTGCGTGATGCCGAAGCGCGCGCCGCAGCCGGGCTTCAGCGCCTGACCAATGCCCGCGAACTGCTCGACCGCGAGGAAGAACGCGCCAAGGAGCGCGTCGCCGAGCTCGAACGCCGCCTGGCCCAATTCGAAGGCGACATCGCGCGCGCCCAGCAGCAGACCATGGATGCCGACGTCGCCTTGCAGCGGCTCGACGCCGAAGATGCCGAGCTGAAGGAAGAGATCAAGTCGCGCGTCGAGAAGCGCTCCGGCGTCGACGAGCGCGTCGGCGAAGCCGAGGCGGTGCTGACCGAAACCGAGCAGCAGTTCGCCGAGCTCACCACCGCGCTCGCTGATCTCACCGCCAAGCGCAATCAACTCGAAGCCAACGTCCGCACCCACCGCGACAAGCTCGCCCGTCTCGACCAGGAAATCACCAATGTCGCCGCGGAAGAGCAGAAGCTCGCCGACGAGACCGGCGGCTTCGGCGACCTCGACGAGCTGACCGCAACCGTCGAGACCGCCGAGCAGACGCTTGCGGCGTCGGAAGCGGCAGCGCAGGCGAGCGAAGCCGCGCATGTCGCCGCGCGCCAGACGCTGGAATCCTCACGCTCGCCGCTGGTCGAAGCCGACAAGCGCGTGCAGCGGCTCGATACCGAGGCGCGCACGATCTCAAAAATCGTCAACGGCGAGACCAAGAATCTGTGGCCGCCGATCATCGACGGCATCACCGTCGACAAGGGCTTTGAAAAGGCGATCGGTGCCGCACTCGGCGACGATCTCGATGCGCCCGTCGATCCCTCGGCGCCGATGCGCTGGACCAATGCCGGCGTCACCGACGGCGATCCGGAGCTGCCCGAAGGCGTCACCCCGCTCGCCAACCATGTGCAGGCGCCGGCCGAGCTGACGCGCCGCCTGGCGCAGATCGGCGTGGTGCCGCGCGAGCGCGGCGCCGAGCTGGTCTCGCAGCTCAAGACCGGCCAGCGGCTGGTCTCGCCCGAGGGCGACGTCTGGCGCTGGGACGGCTTCGTCGCCGCTGCTCACGCCCCGACCGGTGCCGCGCGGCGCCTGGCCGAGCGCGCCCGCCTCGTCGACATCGAGAACGAGCTGGAGCAGGCCCGCATCGACGCGCAGATCAAGCGTCAGGCGCTGGAGAATGCCGAGTCCGAACTGCAGATGGCCGCCAGCACCGAAGGTGCCAGCCGCGAAGCCTGGCGCGCCGCGCAGCGCGAGCTGAACGTCGCGCGTGAGCGCCATGCCACCGCCGAGCGCGAGATCAGCCGCCACGCCGCGCGCAAGGCGACGCTGTCGGAGGCGCACAGCCGTCTCGCCGCCGACCGTGCCGAGGCCGAAGCCGCGTACGAATACGCCGAGGCCGGCATCAGCGAGTTGCCGTCGAGCGAGGACACCGAGACCCGTCTCGCCGCCGTCCGCAGCGACATCGAAGGCCATCGCCGCATGGCCGCTCAGGTCCGCGCCGAGGCGCAGGCACTGGCGCGCGAAGCCGAGCTTGCCGACCGCCGCGTGCAGGCGATCCTCGCCGAGCGCACCGAATGGCAGAACCGCAAGGAGAGCGCGGCCTCCCATATCGACACCATCCAGACCCGCATCACCGAAGTCTCGATCGAGCGCAGCGATCTCGAAAACGCCCCCGCCGTGTTCGCCGAGAAGCGCAGCGCGCTGATCACCGAGATCGAGTATGCCGAGAACGACCGCCGCATGGCCGCCGACGCGCTCGCCACCGCGGAGACCGCAATGGCGGAGACAGATCGCGTTGCCAAGCTGACGCTCGAAGCGCTGTCGAGCTCCCGCGAGGCAACTGCACGTGCCGAGGAGCGCATGGAGGGTTCGCGGCGCCGGCTCGAGGACATCGAGCGCGAAATCCGCGACATGCTCGAAGTCGAGCCGCAGGCTGTCGCCGGCCTTGCCGAGATCGAGCCCGGCGCGGAGCTGCCGCCGCTGCATGTCATCGAGGAAGACCTCGAAAAGATGCGCCGCGACCGCGAGCGCCTGGGCGCGGTCAACCTGCGCGCCGAGGAAGAGCTGCGCGAGGTCGAGACCCAGCACACCGGCCTGGTCACCGAACGCGATGACCTCGTCGAAGCCATCAAGCGCTTGCGCCAGGGCATCCAGAGCCTCAACAAGGAAGCGCGCGAGCGCCTCTTGACCTCGTTCGAGGTCGTTAACAACCACTTCAAGCGCCTGTTCGTCGAGCTGTTCGGCGGCGGCGAGGCGGCGCTCCATCTGATCGAAAGCGACGATCCCCTCGAAGCCGGTCTCGAAATCATCGCCAAGCCGCCGGGCAAGAAGCCGCAGACGCTGTCGCTGCTCTCGGGCGGTGAGCAGGCACTGACCGCGATGGCGCTGATCTTCGCGGTGTTCTTGACGAACCCCTCGCCAATCTGCGTACTGGACGAAGTCGACGCGCCGCTCGACGACCATAACGTCGAACGGTACTGCAACCTCCTGCACGAGATGACCGGCTCGACCGACACGCGCTTCGTCATCATCACGCACAACCCGATCACGATGGCGCGGATGAACCGCCTGTTCGGCGTCACCATGGCCGAGCGCGGCGTCTCGCAACTCGTGTCGGTGAGCCTGTCAGAGGCGGTGGACATTCTCGACCAGAACGTGGCGTGA
- a CDS encoding LysR family transcriptional regulator: MNLNSLDLNLLTALDALLREANVSRAAMRIGLSQPATSHALQRLRDIFGDPLLVRTGARMELTPRAQALRAPLAQALDQVRGLFVPDEFDAARSERPFRLMMPDLAVELLMPPLMEKVTRLAPSVRIDVVPWRGPAIFHAEFARTIDLVISIGNAFKGFHRQLLYTDSDALAVRRGHPMGAKLKRRETFLAARHVGVIIRGNSEDLIDTWLRPKDIERHVSLVVPGYLEALHVAARTDLVAFVPRRLIAALSKQLGLVTVTPPLDPGIDEQFMFYPTRAQMDPGSIWLRRLMLETGRELEKRKR, from the coding sequence ATGAATTTGAATTCGCTTGACCTCAATCTATTGACCGCGCTCGATGCGCTGCTGCGCGAGGCCAATGTCAGCCGAGCGGCCATGCGGATCGGCCTGTCGCAGCCGGCCACGAGCCATGCGCTGCAACGGCTGCGCGACATCTTTGGCGATCCGCTGCTGGTGCGCACCGGCGCGCGGATGGAGTTGACGCCGCGGGCGCAAGCCCTGCGCGCGCCGTTGGCGCAGGCGCTCGACCAGGTGCGCGGGCTGTTCGTGCCCGACGAGTTCGATGCCGCGCGCAGCGAGCGGCCATTCCGCCTGATGATGCCGGATCTCGCGGTCGAGCTGTTGATGCCGCCGTTGATGGAGAAGGTGACGCGCCTTGCGCCCAGCGTCCGCATCGACGTGGTGCCGTGGCGGGGCCCGGCGATCTTCCACGCCGAGTTCGCTCGCACCATCGATCTCGTGATCTCGATCGGCAACGCGTTCAAGGGTTTTCACCGCCAGTTGCTCTATACCGACAGCGACGCGCTGGCGGTGCGGCGCGGTCATCCCATGGGCGCCAAGCTGAAGCGGCGCGAGACGTTCCTCGCCGCACGCCATGTCGGCGTGATCATCCGCGGCAATAGCGAGGATCTGATCGACACCTGGCTGCGACCTAAGGACATCGAGCGGCACGTCTCGCTGGTGGTGCCAGGCTATCTCGAAGCGCTGCACGTTGCCGCCCGCACCGACCTCGTCGCCTTCGTGCCGCGCCGGCTGATCGCGGCGCTGTCAAAGCAGCTTGGGCTCGTCACGGTGACGCCGCCGCTCGATCCCGGGATCGACGAGCAGTTCATGTTCTATCCGACACGGGCGCAGATGGATCCGGGATCGATCTGGCTGCGGCGGCTGATGCTGGAGACGGGGCGGGAGTTGGAGAAACGCAAACGGTGA
- the mutY gene encoding A/G-specific adenine glycosylase, giving the protein MSPKSALKAKSEPTQPVASSRPTLLLAWYDRHRRRLPWRAAPGETSDPYRVWLSEIMLQQTTVKAVEPYFEKFVARWPDVTALGNASQDDVLRMWAGLGYYSRARNLYACAVAVTREHGGAFPDTEEGLRTLPGIGPYTAAAIAAIAFDRHTMPVDGNIERVVSRLFAVEEELPQAKPLIQQLAATLLANARAGDSAQALMDLGASICTPKKPACSLCPLNEDCTARALGTQETFPRKAPKKSGTLRRGAAFVVTRGDELLVRSRPEKGLLGGMTEVPGSGWFAGQEDATAKQQAPDLKGLSRWQRKLGVVTHVFTHFPLELVVYIAKAEPRTRAPEGMRWVPIATLAGEALPNVMRKVIAHGLSL; this is encoded by the coding sequence ATGAGCCCGAAATCTGCCCTCAAGGCCAAGTCGGAACCAACGCAGCCGGTAGCGTCATCGCGCCCGACGCTGCTGCTCGCCTGGTACGACCGGCACCGCCGCAGGCTGCCCTGGCGCGCCGCGCCCGGTGAGACGTCGGATCCGTACCGCGTCTGGCTGTCGGAGATCATGCTGCAGCAGACCACGGTCAAGGCGGTCGAACCCTATTTCGAGAAATTCGTTGCGCGCTGGCCGGATGTCACAGCGCTGGGGAACGCCTCGCAGGATGACGTGCTGCGGATGTGGGCCGGGCTCGGCTATTATTCGCGCGCACGCAATCTCTATGCCTGTGCGGTGGCGGTCACGCGCGAGCATGGCGGCGCCTTTCCGGACACCGAGGAGGGGCTGCGAACTCTGCCGGGGATCGGGCCCTACACTGCGGCTGCGATTGCGGCCATCGCCTTCGATCGCCATACCATGCCCGTTGACGGCAATATCGAGCGCGTGGTGTCGCGCCTGTTCGCGGTCGAGGAGGAGCTGCCGCAGGCCAAGCCGCTGATCCAGCAACTGGCGGCGACGCTGCTGGCCAACGCCCGCGCCGGCGACAGTGCGCAAGCGCTGATGGATCTCGGTGCCTCGATCTGCACGCCGAAAAAGCCGGCCTGCTCGCTGTGCCCGCTGAACGAGGATTGCACGGCACGCGCGCTTGGGACGCAGGAGACGTTTCCGCGCAAGGCGCCGAAGAAGAGCGGAACGCTGCGGCGCGGTGCCGCCTTCGTCGTCACGCGCGGCGATGAACTGCTCGTCCGCAGCCGACCTGAAAAGGGATTACTCGGCGGTATGACCGAGGTGCCAGGTTCCGGCTGGTTCGCCGGACAAGAGGACGCGACGGCAAAACAGCAGGCGCCGGACCTAAAAGGGCTATCGCGCTGGCAGCGCAAGCTCGGCGTTGTCACCCACGTCTTCACGCATTTCCCGCTGGAGCTCGTGGTCTACATCGCGAAGGCCGAACCCCGCACGCGCGCCCCCGAGGGCATGCGCTGGGTGCCGATCGCGACGCTCGCCGGCGAGGCGCTGCCCAACGTCATGCGCAAGGTGATCGCGCACGGATTGAGCCTCTAG
- a CDS encoding FkbM family methyltransferase yields the protein MLDPHQPLGWLIRLPFKLVSPSSVMRVLTGPNRGLKWVAGAGNQSCWLGTYESDHARAIAARVKPGMTVFDVGAHAGYYTLMLSRLVGPQGRVLAFEANPANASRLRKHLNLNDIGNVEVIEAAVTDREGETFFHTNDDVGKYGYMGKISETGTSIRTVRLDDFPTPDLIKMDIEGAETLALTGAARLLSEHKSTIFLALHDGAFEQAPSILKQHGYRIEPAGERELWATPT from the coding sequence ATGCTGGACCCGCACCAACCACTTGGATGGTTGATCCGTCTTCCGTTCAAGCTGGTTTCGCCATCTTCCGTCATGCGGGTGCTCACCGGGCCGAACCGAGGCCTGAAATGGGTCGCCGGAGCCGGCAATCAGAGCTGCTGGCTCGGTACATATGAAAGCGATCATGCCAGGGCGATCGCCGCCCGCGTAAAGCCAGGCATGACGGTTTTTGATGTCGGCGCACACGCCGGATATTACACCCTGATGCTTTCGAGGCTTGTTGGACCGCAAGGCCGTGTTCTTGCGTTCGAAGCAAACCCTGCCAACGCGTCAAGGCTTCGCAAACATCTCAATCTCAACGACATCGGGAATGTCGAGGTGATCGAGGCGGCCGTAACCGACCGAGAGGGCGAGACGTTTTTCCATACCAACGATGATGTCGGCAAATACGGCTACATGGGGAAGATTTCAGAAACCGGAACTTCGATCAGGACGGTCCGCCTCGACGACTTTCCGACCCCGGACCTGATCAAGATGGATATCGAGGGCGCTGAGACGCTGGCGCTCACGGGAGCGGCGCGGCTCTTGTCCGAGCACAAGAGCACGATCTTCCTCGCCCTGCATGACGGCGCCTTCGAACAGGCGCCGTCTATCTTGAAACAGCATGGTTATCGGATCGAGCCAGCGGGAGAGCGTGAACTATGGGCCACGCCGACCTAG
- a CDS encoding glutathione S-transferase family protein yields MLKLYYATGTCALATYMTLEEAGADYTAERLSFKDNQQNSPDYLAINPKGRVPALVTDRGVLTETPAMLAYLAQTFPKAKLAPLDDPFDFAQAQSFNSYLCSTAHINHAHKIRGARWATQESSFADMKAMVPKTMGACFSLIEQKMFKGPWVMGDQFTICDPYLHTLSLWLEGDSVDINATPKIADHFKRMSDRPAVRKVMDAQKA; encoded by the coding sequence ATGCTCAAGCTCTACTACGCCACCGGCACCTGCGCGCTCGCCACCTACATGACCCTGGAGGAGGCCGGCGCCGACTACACGGCTGAACGGCTGAGCTTCAAGGATAATCAGCAGAACAGCCCGGACTATCTCGCGATCAATCCGAAGGGCCGCGTGCCGGCGCTGGTGACCGATCGTGGCGTCCTCACCGAGACGCCGGCGATGCTGGCCTACCTCGCGCAAACCTTCCCCAAGGCGAAGCTCGCGCCGCTCGACGATCCCTTCGACTTCGCCCAAGCGCAGTCGTTCAACTCTTATCTCTGCTCGACCGCGCACATCAACCATGCCCACAAGATTCGCGGTGCGCGCTGGGCGACGCAGGAGAGCTCGTTCGCCGACATGAAGGCGATGGTCCCGAAGACCATGGGAGCCTGCTTCTCCTTGATCGAGCAGAAGATGTTCAAAGGCCCCTGGGTGATGGGCGACCAGTTCACGATCTGCGATCCCTATCTCCACACGCTCTCGCTCTGGCTCGAGGGAGACAGCGTCGACATCAATGCCACGCCGAAGATCGCCGATCACTTCAAGCGCATGTCGGACCGCCCCGCCGTGCGCAAGGTGATGGACGCGCAGAAGGCGTAA
- a CDS encoding PaaI family thioesterase encodes MIKTALDNFPRPPCAELLGWRLLDARPEEGWIKLGFEGKPEFCNPAGFIQGGMLSAMLDDTMGPAVLVMSEGRLYTTTISMTVNFLAPAKPGPIIAEATVTQLGKTIAFVEAKLMAEDGTVLATASATERLLEAARVVR; translated from the coding sequence ATGATCAAGACCGCGCTTGACAACTTTCCAAGGCCGCCCTGCGCCGAACTGTTGGGGTGGCGCCTGCTCGATGCCCGTCCCGAGGAGGGCTGGATCAAGCTCGGCTTCGAGGGCAAGCCCGAATTCTGCAATCCGGCCGGCTTCATCCAGGGCGGCATGCTCTCGGCCATGCTCGACGACACCATGGGCCCCGCTGTGCTCGTAATGAGCGAGGGCCGACTCTACACCACTACCATCAGCATGACCGTGAATTTTCTTGCGCCCGCAAAGCCCGGCCCGATCATCGCCGAGGCGACGGTGACGCAACTCGGCAAGACGATCGCGTTCGTCGAGGCGAAGCTGATGGCCGAGGATGGCACCGTGCTCGCGACGGCGAGTGCGACCGAGCGGCTGCTGGAGGCGGCAAGGGTGGTGCGGTAG
- a CDS encoding small ribosomal subunit Rsm22 family protein — MMISPTLPAELKAALDARLQGFSRTDAAQRSQKISTTYRSGGGSGTIKSEADALAYALARMPATYAAVAASLNALTEIVPDLAPETLLDVGAGPGTASWAAAEAFPSLQDFTLLDANATLSRLALELARDSTRLADCRYLPGDAGGNLAEVSEADLVVASYVIGELAESDQRKLTETMWAKARHALVVIEPGTPAGYARILALRQQLIAAGAYVAAPCPHEKPCPLIAPDWCHFNQRLPRSQAHRQIKGAEVPFEDERFIYVALTRAPPVTRAARMLAPPDVGKAEITAKLCTEDGVELAKVARRDKAAYAGARRWRWGDAVPSES; from the coding sequence ATGATGATCTCACCCACCCTCCCCGCCGAACTCAAGGCCGCGCTTGATGCCAGGCTGCAAGGCTTTTCCCGCACCGACGCTGCACAGCGCTCGCAGAAGATCTCGACCACCTATCGCTCAGGCGGCGGCTCCGGCACGATCAAATCCGAAGCCGATGCGCTCGCCTACGCGCTGGCACGCATGCCGGCGACCTACGCGGCCGTCGCAGCGAGCCTGAATGCGCTGACCGAAATCGTGCCGGACCTCGCCCCTGAAACGCTGCTCGACGTCGGCGCAGGTCCGGGCACCGCAAGCTGGGCTGCTGCGGAAGCCTTTCCGTCATTGCAAGATTTCACCCTGCTTGACGCCAACGCCACGCTCAGCCGGCTCGCGCTCGAGTTGGCGCGCGACAGCACGCGCCTCGCGGACTGCCGCTACCTGCCGGGCGATGCCGGCGGCAATCTCGCCGAGGTCTCGGAAGCCGATCTCGTCGTCGCGAGCTATGTCATCGGCGAGCTCGCCGAGAGTGACCAGCGCAAGCTCACCGAGACAATGTGGGCCAAAGCGCGCCACGCGCTGGTCGTGATCGAGCCCGGCACGCCTGCCGGCTACGCCCGCATCCTCGCACTGCGCCAGCAACTGATCGCGGCGGGCGCTTATGTCGCCGCGCCCTGCCCGCACGAAAAGCCCTGCCCGCTCATCGCGCCCGACTGGTGCCATTTCAACCAGCGCCTGCCCCGCTCTCAGGCGCACCGCCAGATCAAGGGCGCCGAGGTGCCGTTCGAGGACGAGCGCTTCATCTACGTCGCCCTGACACGCGCTCCGCCCGTAACCCGCGCCGCGCGGATGCTGGCGCCGCCGGATGTCGGCAAGGCCGAGATCACGGCGAAGCTCTGCACGGAGGACGGTGTCGAACTCGCCAAGGTCGCGCGGCGCGACAAGGCCGCCTATGCAGGCGCCCGTCGCTGGCGCTGGGGCGATGCCGTTCCGTCCGAAAGTTAA